From a single Piliocolobus tephrosceles isolate RC106 chromosome 21, ASM277652v3, whole genome shotgun sequence genomic region:
- the EID2B gene encoding EP300-interacting inhibitor of differentiation 2B has translation MAESTGLLEMSELPGDSSVPQVGTASGVSDVLQGAVGGGVRVQESREGPVAEAARSMARVPSPVPGPIPSSVPGLASAPDPHQQLAFLEINQQLLFREYLDSSSLIPVRLLRDFEERRRLFVEGCKAREAAFDADPPQMDFAAVAFIVALTASEALSPLAD, from the coding sequence ATGGCGGAGTCAACTGGACTGTTGGAGATGTCTGAGCTCCCCGGAGACAGCAGTGTCCCACAGGTGGGCACAGCGAGTGGCGTCAGCGACGTACTGCAGGGGGCAGTCGGCGGCGGGGTTCGGGTGCAGGAGTCCCGGGAAGGCCCAGTGGCCGAAGCTGCGCGGTCCATGGCGCGGGTGCCGAGCCCTGTGCCCGGCCCCATCCCCAGCAGCGTCCCGGGCCTGGCGTCCGCGCCAGACCCCCATCAGCAGCTCGCTTTCTTAGAAATTAACCAGCAGCTCTTGTTCCGCGAGTATCTGGATAGTAGCTCCTTGATTCCGGTCAGATTACTACGGGATTTCGAGGAACGCCGCAGGCTGTTCGTGGAAGGCTGCAAGGCGAGGGAAGCAGCCTTTGACGCGGATCCACCGCAGATGGACTTCGCTGCTGTCGCGTTTATTGTAGCGCTGACTGCCTCCGAGGCCCTCAGTCCTCTGGCCGACTGA
- the EID2 gene encoding EP300-interacting inhibitor of differentiation 2, with protein MSKLPADSSVPQTGAANGDRDVPQAEVGRGRREPAPAQPEEAGEGAMAAARGGPMPAAREGRMAAARGALAVAARGAPVAAAAVARAAAAGRESPAAAAAREARMAEVARLLGEPVDEEGPEGRPRSRHGNGGLAALPYLRLRHPLSVLGINYQQFLRHYLENYPIAPGRIQELEERRRRFVEACRAREAAFDAEYQRNPHRVDLDILTFTIALTASEVINPLIEELGCDKFINRE; from the coding sequence ATGTCCAAGCTGCCCGCAGACAGCAGTGTCCCGCAGACAGGCGCGGCGAATGGTGACAGAGACGTCCCGCAGGCGGAGGTAGGCCGCGGGAGGCGGGAGCCGGCCCCGGCACAGCCTGAGGAGGCCGGGGAAGGCGCGATGGCGGCGGCCAGGGGAGGCCCGATGCCGGCGGCCAGGGAAGGTCGGATGGCGGCGGCCAGGGGAGCCCTGGCGGTGGCAGCCAGGGGAGCCCCGGTGGCAGCGGCGGCGGTGGCCAGGGCAGCCGCGGCGGGCAGGGAAagcccggcggcggcggcggccagGGAAGCCCGGATGGCGGAGGTCGCCCGCTTGCTGGGGGAGCCAGTGGACGAAGAGGGTCCCGAGGGCAGGCCCAGGTCCAGGCACGGGAACGGAGGCCTGGCTGCGTTGCCCTATCTCCGTCTCCGCCACCCACTTAGCGTTTTAGGAATCAATTACCAGCAGTTTCTCCGCCACTATCTGGAAAATTACCCGATTGCTCCCGGCAGAATACAAGAGCTTGAAGAACGCCGCAGGCGATTCGTGGAAGCCTGCAGAGCAAGGGAAGCAGCGTTTGATGCCGAATATCAGCGAAATCCTCACAGGGTGGACCTCGATATTTTAACCTTTACGATAGCTCTGACTGCATCTGAAGTTATCAACCCTCTGATAGAAGAACTTGGTTGTGATAAGTTTATCAATAGAGAATAG